cataaattatcgattttgatatagattataatttgATGAGGCGGCgaccaatttcaaaaacactGGCCGTAACTCTagtgcaaattaaaaataaaagttaaatcgATTGACTGAAGTTAGGTCGAATGTATCAATACATGCTTgcgccatggaattagtaggtactccgttgaagtacttactaaatccatggctTGTGTAAAAAACAGCTCATGTGGTCCACACTTACCAAGAATGTTAAgtaatgattaatttatcaGCTAGTGAGATGAACAaggcaaattaattttatatataagaagTACTCACCTGCCCTCTTTTAAGTCCAAAATATCTTGCCACTGGATCACCAGCTTGTATTCTCATTAACATGTTTTCTTTCAGTTTACTGCAGTATacattaagaaaattaaagataaaaagatggatttttgaacattttggaaaatatgtttgaataaaaaccTATGTTCATTCTGTTTTAATAGAATCTACATTATGTTGAAACATTTAttactttgaaaattattttgatgttGGAAGACTGGTGGAAGCCAGGCCTTTGGCCAGCatgctaaaaaaatattaaccatTTTTCAAAAGGATACTATCTAGCCAGCAGTTCCTGCTTCTCATCAGGAGTGAGCACAATATGCTCTGGTACCAGTTCATGCTCTGTGATATTGATCAGCAGTTCTGATTCCAAGAACTGTTCCAGAATATACTTTGGCGCCATGTCTACTAACGACTGCTTAGCTGATGGAGTCATACCTGAAAgtgatacaatacaaaattataattttatattactaatgTCCTGCCTGACAGACAAATGCAACAGGGCGActtctattttatatgtaagaaTTATGGTGCATCAATACAGcatgttacaaaatgtttcCACTGTCTTTGTCACACTTTTATAACAATCAAAGATAGAGACAACAAATTTGATATAACATGATGATTGAGGagagtaaatatttatgttcaaCCAAACAAGTaatgtaactaaaataatcaaaatgcaCACATACAAATGCATTTGCAAACAACTTTGATCTATTGTATTGATTGTTGTTGTTTATCTACTTGTTGTTCAGACAAAATAATCAGTGAGTTTCAAAATCATTGGAGTTGTCACCATGACTGAAATCATCATATTCAGTCAAACAATACTATTAACTTTTAATGTttactacaaatatttttttagtctttaaaaagtattacttTTACAAAGCATTATTTCTTGTGAGAATTGCTGCAAAAAGTATActgctattccaggttatattctagctATATGTACCTCATCAGAATCCATTTAGTAGATTTCAAATGATTGAAAATCATCCTTACACACAAACTCTCCATGTTTTCATCAGGACCAACCTAGTTGCACAACTGGTTGCGTCattaggaatatttttttcactcaatctcatattttttttgcatttatcaATAACAATGATCTTAAAAGGGATTAATAAATAGGATAAGTAATCCTAACCTGCTTGGACAACAACTATAGCTCTgtgaatattttcttcttgcATTCTTGTACAATAAGTCTTAATAGTCTTTATTCCTATTTTAGCTTCGTCTGGAAAGAAGACAAACATCTGGTCTGTGGGGTCATCATTGTGCGCCACTAACACAATCAAGTCGCTGCGTGCTGGCCTCTTTTCACTGAGAACAAAATAAGTTAAGGATATTTGAAATATCGACTTGCATgctgtacctacatattagaATGAACTtagtcaaaacatttttttgtatattttgggGCTTGCTGTTTCTAGTTA
This genomic interval from Plodia interpunctella isolate USDA-ARS_2022_Savannah chromosome 18, ilPloInte3.2, whole genome shotgun sequence contains the following:
- the Polr2E gene encoding DNA-directed RNA polymerases I, II, and III subunit RPABC1; protein product: MDDDAETYKLWRIRKTVMQLCHDRGYLVTQDELDQTLEQFKEQFGDKPSEKRPARSDLIVLVAHNDDPTDQMFVFFPDEAKIGIKTIKTYCTRMQEENIHRAIVVVQAGMTPSAKQSLVDMAPKYILEQFLESELLINITEHELVPEHIVLTPDEKQELLARYKLKENMLMRIQAGDPVARYFGLKRGQVVKIIRSSETAGRYISYRLVC